The Campylobacter hyointestinalis subsp. hyointestinalis nucleotide sequence TGATTCGTGGCATCAAGATGATACTAGGCAACTTCAGAGAAAAATAGATTTGGCAATTTTAGAAGATTATTGTTTTGATAAAATAGTAGATATAGGTTGTGGAAAAGGTAGCCTTACCCATATTCTAAAGAAGAAAAATAATTATGTTTTGGGTGTTGATATTTCTAAAACCGCTATAAATATTGCGCAAGAAAAATTTCCAGATATTGATTTTATATGTACTGATGTAAATGAAATTCAAAATTTTGCTGCTTTAATTGAAAAAATGGGGGGGGTAGTAGATCTTGTTTTTACAAGTGAAGTATTTTCATATATTGCGAATTGGAAAGAATTGCTTAAATTAATTTCTAATATTAGTGAATATTTTATGATAAGCCTTTATATACCAGAAAATCCAATTGGATTTATAAAAGATGAAAAAGAGTTAGTAGAAGAAATTGCGAATAATTTTGAAATTATAGAATATATTAGTTTGAAAAAAACAAATTTTGTCATAGTTTTTGCAAAAAATAAAAATAAACCCATGGAAGGAATTTATGAATGAAAAAAGTAGAATTTTGGATTAGTGATGAAGAAAGAAATAATTTATATAGTTCTCAATATTGGAATAATATAGAAGAAGAAAAGAAAAAAGCTTTTTGGATAGACGATCCAAAAAGTTGTAAAGTTGAACAGTATTTGATAAAAATGAAATTAAAGCAAGAATTTGAAACAGCTTTAAAACAAGTAGAAATTTCAGGTAGAATTTTAGATGTAGCAGCTGGCGTTTGTTGGACATCTGCTTTATTGTCAAAATATGAAGCTGTAAAAGAAATAGATGCAATAGATTTTTCGCTACATAGAATAGATAAGTTGGCACCACTTGTAGTGGAATCGTTGAATGGCAATAAAAATAAAATTAATAGAATTATTGGAAATTTTTACAATATACATAAAAATAACGAACATTATGATATGATTATTTTATCACAAGCTTATCATCATGCCCAATATCCACTAAAATTATTTCATGAATGCGATAGAGTTTTGAAACGGGGGGGGGTTATTGTGATTATTGGAGAACATATAATAACCAAACAAAGAATACTTCGTAGAATTGTTAAAAATCTACTTAATTTTAAAATCAAATTTGATTTATTTAAAGAATTCTACAGTCATGATGACCCGCTTGGCGATCATTATTACACATTAAATGATTATAAATTTACATTTTATTCATATGGTTATGACTATGAAATGCCAAAAGCAGAAATTAAGAATTCATCAATATTTATTGCGAGGAAAATATAGAAATGGAATTTAAAATAAATTTTAGCGGAACAGGACATAGATATACAAAAGAAGAAA carries:
- a CDS encoding class I SAM-dependent DNA methyltransferase; the encoded protein is MAKYHKYVFDLENRKFIGDFETMYQNEFKENFDSWHQDDTRQLQRKIDLAILEDYCFDKIVDIGCGKGSLTHILKKKNNYVLGVDISKTAINIAQEKFPDIDFICTDVNEIQNFAALIEKMGGVVDLVFTSEVFSYIANWKELLKLISNISEYFMISLYIPENPIGFIKDEKELVEEIANNFEIIEYISLKKTNFVIVFAKNKNKPMEGIYE
- a CDS encoding class I SAM-dependent methyltransferase; this encodes MKKVEFWISDEERNNLYSSQYWNNIEEEKKKAFWIDDPKSCKVEQYLIKMKLKQEFETALKQVEISGRILDVAAGVCWTSALLSKYEAVKEIDAIDFSLHRIDKLAPLVVESLNGNKNKINRIIGNFYNIHKNNEHYDMIILSQAYHHAQYPLKLFHECDRVLKRGGVIVIIGEHIITKQRILRRIVKNLLNFKIKFDLFKEFYSHDDPLGDHYYTLNDYKFTFYSYGYDYEMPKAEIKNSSIFIARKI